From the Sebastes umbrosus isolate fSebUmb1 chromosome 2, fSebUmb1.pri, whole genome shotgun sequence genome, one window contains:
- the tp53bp1 gene encoding TP53-binding protein 1 isoform X9, with product MDPGGSELDSSLPQPDNPCLIVEDSQPDSVALEDDPESSYRALLARRLSSLQPAARSPVLELISSPLGSRYSQTDSQSESSQSNNQAEPGILMAANPSSAFQEESQVLNISSPPNKKKCAAAEDTDMDAGADSTTHCIQSEEGASQFGFLELSQSQDLRGEAVNSQEEEDDVVPQPDSERRSKLAEQNMSCRTSQSQDNKAVRSEVSSSSSLESSGQTGRQLGIQALLHSEGLQASDEQDCEILSSQEDMFDADKTGAAVDSTVSEPEQQGHPTPTPAQSLRLLHLSGQGTLVQESLSQSSVDYVAPTPDFTHTPLIVPSSPTGPENEHGADEPMDTSLPPEERAGEKEEEPMETEAASKPRPSASTPVSQNSPGFVLERTLSLPSQPEFSHDVFVPTQSQDAPQQSDKKTAVSLPRETPSQRPESAPFTLPLQLSVNTQSCSSAQHVEEDSQATQIEDLEEPTGVDTSDSVVSHQKSESNGVPSESQTASSSKASTSTEPTKHRSECEKKEPSGLSQKSEVHKKTSLNVQHVNVKSGGKEASSADGVSCSQPKFEPSDVTVNSCVQDTPPADTTPCSVPSQSMISQTSAVDVMKKSMDVRKEGGSAKSPSVKSSSQQRGTVGNSQTVRDVTDQRQQGDVEEEEEVMEEEGESTAGGGASGMALVLSQSQLVSPEPMEEEEEDSEDRGDDSVIVVSDSERDSQVPQKDVTPQSKVKSSQPIRGKVSVSTNGHGSQAQAKKVHAAPDRLSQTERAGPEPEGLKDKSLSDSSGEISFHFTLPKEGELIGPVVGATPPLISQLKQTLRHSTPIEITSFSEKSGVAGDVSADGAMAASDIVAGESGDDTTEKGDGKLSLRMKLVTPVEEGSSERFSLQKPALSEEDGSVVKVTTVAKAVTSSPSVFSRVRQVHRQQDSKEDSQTGGNTTPVRAELFASPQRSSPASSLGCNSLPNSQSEPSQQEVLLAAPQETSKDPPGPAGQSEDRRGPPQAPEPPTPNRTDVRQRAPQQTASPSNKLRQRTVSQQTSFDAPGLRSPAGRGEPESPSFRRTTAPAHRRHVRTIQEVRTTVTRIITDVYYEDGKEVERKVTEESEEPVVDCQVLDGDISPCRTGSSSVTSGDLADISSLSSKASSMQHSSGGTSSSGFTRPDFIMPPGRGTVSFSPRRGGGHQQRGHRGHRAGSVVTMNRSYSTLGSRAFVPLTPRGRARRGRPPSRSSMSRGGGPGSLRRLGPHGQPHSSSEEEPYTRMLPPRLPVSPTDAELPSRSDSLRSSPEEANSAGSSFVGLRVVAKWSSNGYFYSGRIIKDAGEGRFRLRFDDGYECEVSGKDILLCDPIPLETEVTALLEDEYFSIGVVRGHKTEGQDLFYSVERDGQMQWYNRNAVILSLEQGNKLREQHSLGPYEPSAPLAKASDISLDNLVEGKRRRRGAPEGQNTPNRSSSSGSPRTPGPSGKRKLMTSEDARSPAKRGRRGSGARAVETCRTVAVRPLLLSAGCC from the exons aTGGATCCCGGCGGTAGTGAGCTGGACTCCAGCCTGCCTCAGCCAGACAACCCGTGTCTGATCGTGGAGGACTCTCAGCCGGACAGCGTCGCTCTGGAGGACGACCCGGAGAGCAGCTACCGAGCTCTGCTGGCCAGGAGGCTCTCCAGCCTGCAGCCAGCCGCCCGCAGCCCGGTGCTG GAGCTGATATCGTCCCCGCTAGGAAGCAGATACTCTCAGActgacagccaatcagagagctcccAGAGTAACAACCAAGCTGAACCCG gtATTCTCATGGCGGCCAACCCCAGCTCTGCGTTCCAGGAGGAAAGTCAAGTTCTCAACATTTCCTCTCCTCCGAACAAGAAGAA gtgtgcagcagcagaggacacTGATATGGATGCTGGAGCTGATTCAACCACACACTGCATTCAGTCTGAGG aaggAGCCTCTCAGTTTGGGTTTCTGGAGCTTTCTCAGAGTCAGGATCTGCGCGGTGAAGCGGTGAACAGTCAGGAGGAAGAAGACGACGTCGTACCTCAGCCAGACAGCGAGAGACGCTCCAAATTAG CAGAGCAGAACATGAGCTGCAGGACTTCACAGAGTCAGGACAACAAAGCAGTGAG ATCTGAggtgagctccagcagctctctgGAGTCTTCGGGTCAGACGGGGAGGCAGCTGGGCATCCAGGCTCTGCTGCACTCAGAGGGCCTCCAGGCCTCTGATGAGCAGGACTGTGAGATCCTGTCCTCACAGGAGGACATGTTCGATGCTGACAAGACAG GCGCTGCAGTGGACAGCACCGTGTCTGAGCCGGAGCAGCAGGGTCACCCCACCCCGACACCGGCCCAAAGCCTGCGACTACTGCATCTGTCTGGACAGGGAACGCTGGTGCAGGAAAGTCTGTCCCA GAGCTCTGTTGACTACGTTGCCCCGACCCCAGACTTCACCCACACTCCTCTAATAGTTCCCAGCTCACCGACCGGACCAGAGAATGAACACG GTGCTGATGAACCGATGGATACTTCGCTGCCTCCAGAAGAGCGAGcgggagaaaaggaggaggagccGATGGAAACGGAGGCGGCCTCTAAGCCACGCCCATCTGCCTCCACTCCCGTCTCCCAGAATTCCCCTGGTTTTGTGTTGGAGCGAACGCTCTCTTTACCCTCCCAGCCAGAGTTCTCTCAT GATGTGTTTGTCCCGACGCAGAGCCAGGACGCCCCGCAGCAGTCAGATAAGAAGACAGCGGTATCGTTGCCTCGTGAGACGCCGTCTCAACGCCCGGAGTCAGCTCCTTTCACTTTGCCTTTGCAGCTCTCTGTGAACACGCAGAgctgcagctcagctcagcaCGTCGAGGAGGACAGCCAGGCCACGCAGATCGAGGACCTGGAAGAGCCGACCGGCGTCGACACCAGCGACTCTGTGGTGTCGCACCAGAAGAGCGAGAGCAATGGCGTCCCCTCAGAGTCACAAACCGCCTCCAGTTCTAAAGCTTCCACCTCTACTGAACCAACAAAACATCGCAGCGAATGTGAAAAGAAGGAGCCGTCTGGTCTGTCGCAAAAGTCTGAAGTGCACAAAAAGACTTCTTTGAATGTACAACATGTGAATGTAAAGAGTGGCGGCAAAGAGGCGAGCTCTGCTGACGGGGTGTCCTGCTCGCAACCAAAGTTTGAGCCCTCTGATGTGACTGTTAACAGCTGTGTGCAGGACACTCCCCCCGCGGACACAACGCCCTGCAGCGTGCCCTCGCAGTCGATGATCTCTCAGACGTCTGCTGTGGATGTGATGAAGAAGTCTATGGAcgtgaggaaggaaggaggaagtgCGAAGAGTCCGTCCGTTAAATCATCATCACAGCAGCGTGGAACGGTTGGTAACAGTCAGACGGTCAGAGACGTGACGGATCAGCGTCAGCAGGGTGAcgtagaagaagaggaggaggtgatggaggaggaaggggagagcACAGCGGGAGGCGGGGCCTCAGGAATGGCTCTGGTCCTCTCTCAGAGCCAGCTGGTGTCTCCGGAGcccatggaggaggaggaggaggacagtgaGGACCGAGGAGACGACAGTGTCATCGTTGTGTcagacagcgagagagactccCAGGTTCCTCAGAAAGACGTGACGCCGCAGTCAAAGGTCAAAAGctcccagccaatcagaggcaaaGTGTCCGTCTCCACTAACGGCCACGGGTCCCAGGCTCAGGCGAAGAAGGTGCACGCGGCTCCTGATAGGCTCTCCCAGACCGAGAGGGCGGGGCCTGAACCAGAGGGGCTCAAAGACAAGAGTCTGAGCGACAGCTCGGGAG AGATTTCCTTCCACTTCACACTTCCTAAAGAAGGGGAGCTGATTGGTCCTGTTGTCGGAGCCACGCCCCCTCTGATCAGCCAGCTGAAGCAGACGCTGAGACACAGCACTCCCATCG AGATCACTTCCTTTTCTGAGAAGTCGGGCGTGGCGGGTGATGTGTCTGCAGACGGGGCGATGGCAGCCAGTGACATCGTAGCGGGGGAAAGCGGGGACGACACTACGGAAAAGGGAGACGGGAAGCTGAGTTTGAGGATGAAGCTGGTGACGCCTGTTGAGGAGGGCAGCTCGGAGCGCTTCAGCCTGCAGA AGCCAGCGCTATCAGAAGAGGATGGATCTGTTGTCAAGGTTACCACTGTTGCCAAGGCCGTAACCAG CAGCCCGTCAGTGTTCAGTCGAGTCAGACAGGTGCACAGACAGCAGGACTCAAAGGAGGACAGCCAGACTGGAGGCAACACCACACCTGTCAG AGCGGAGCTGTTCGCCTCGCCACAGAGGAGCTCACCGGCGTCCTCGCTGGGATGCAACAGCCTCcccaacagccaatcagagccgtCACAGCAGGAAGTGTTGTTGGCAGCGCCGCAGGAGACCTCGAAGGATCCTCCCGGCCCTGCAGGGCAGTCTGAGGATCGGCGAGGACCGCCTCAAGCTCCAGAACCGCCGACCCCGAACAGGACCGACGTCAGACAGAGAGCTCCCCAGCAGACCGCCAGTCCGTCCAATAAG CTCCGCCAGCGGACCGTCTCCCAGCAGACCAGCTTCGATGCTCCGGGGCTGCGCTCCCCAGCTGGCCGG GGTGAACCAGAGTCTCCGTCCTTCAGAAGAACCACCGCCCCCGCCCACCGCAGACACGTGCGCACCATCCAGGAAGTGCGGACCACCGTCACACGAATCATCACAGACGTGTATTACGAGGACGGCAAAGAGGTGGAACGCAAAGTCACAGAG GAGAGCGAGGAGCCAGTGGTGGACTGCCAGGTGTTGGACGGCGACATCTCTCCGTGCCGTACAGGCAGCAGCTCCGTGACCTCCGGTGACCTCGCTGACATCAGCTCTCTGTCGTCCAAGGCCTCCAGCATGCAGCACAGCTCCGGAGGAACCAGCAGCAGCGGCTTCACCCGGCCGGACTTCATCATGCCGCCCGGCCGAGGGACCGTGTCCTTCAG tcCCAGGAGGGGAGGCGGGCACCAACAGAGGGGTCACAGGGGTCACAGGGCGGGGTCAGTGGTCACAATGAACAGAAGCTACAGCACCCTGGGGTCCCGGGCCTTCGTCCCGCTGACCCCCAGAGGAAGGGCTAGGAGGGGACGACCCCCGTCCCGCTCCTCAATGTCCAG GGGAGGGGGTCCCGGCTCACTGCGGAGGCTCGGTCCTCATGGCCAGCCGCATTCCTCCTCAGAGGAGGAGCCCTACACCCGCATGCTCCCCCCACGCCTCCCCGTCAGCCCCACAGACGCCGAGCTTCCCAGCCGCTCCGACTCCCTCCGGTCGTCGCCGGAGGAGGCCAACTCGGCCGGGAGCAGCTTCGTCGGCCTGCGCGTGGTGGCCAAGTGGTCGTCCAACGGCTACTTCTACTCGGGCCGGATCATCAAAGACGCCGGCGAGGGGAGGTTCCGCCTGCGGTTCGACGACGGCTACGAGTGTGAGGTGTCGGGGAAGGACATCCTGCTGTGTGATCCCATCCCCTTGGAGACGGAGGTCACCGCTCTACTGGAGGACGAGTACTTCAGCATAG gtgtCGTGAGGGGTCATAAAACCGAGGGTCAGGATCTGTTCTACAGCGTGGAGAGGGACGGACAGATGCAGTGGTACAACAGGAACGCCGTCATCCTCTCTCTGGAGCAGGGCAACAAGCTGAGGGAGCAGCACAGCCTCGGGCCGTACGAACCCTCCGCTCCGCTGGCCAAGGCCTCCGACATCAGCCTCG ATAACCTGGTGGAGGGGAAGAGGAGGCGCAGAGGAGCCCCCGAGGGCCAGAACACTCCCAACCGCTCCTCGTCCTCCGGCAGCCCCCGGACACCCGGCCCCTCCGGCAAGAGGAAGCTGATGACCTCCGAAGACGCCAGGTCGCCGGCCAAAAGAGGCCGCAGGGGCTCGGGCGCCAGAGCCG TTGAGACATGTAGGACAGTCGCTGTCCGtcctctgctgctgtctgcCGGCTGCTGCTGA